In Flavobacterium lacustre, a genomic segment contains:
- a CDS encoding aconitate hydratase produces MAFDIEMIKKVYNNMTSRVDVAREIVGRPLTLTEKILYNHLWDGVAKQVYGRGVDYVDFAPDRVACQDATAQMALLQFMHAGKKTVAVPTTVHCDHLILAKNGAEFDLAAANTQSKEVFDFLSSVSDKYGIGFWKPGSGIIHQIVLENYAFPGGLMIGTDSHTVNAGGLGMLAIGVGGADAVDVMSGMSWELKFPKLIGVKLTGKLSGWTAPKDVILKVADILTVKGGTGAIVEYFGEGATSMSCTGKGTICNMGAEIGATTSTFGYDESMRRYLSATGRQDVVDAADKVASYLTADPEVYANPETYFDQVIEINLSELEPHINGPFTPDRGTPVSKMKEEAAANGWPIKVEWGLIGSCTNSSYEDMARAASIVNQAVELGISPKAEFGINPGSEQIRYTIERDGIIATFEKMGTKVFTNACGPCIGQWDRAGADKGEKNTIVHSFNRNFSKRADGNPNTHAFVTSPEMVAALAISGRLDFNPITDTLINDNGEEVRLTAPFGDELPKKGFAVEDAGFQAPAADGSGVQILVSKTSDRLQLLAPFEPWDGKNIMGAKLLIKAFGKCTTDHISMAGPWLRFRGHLDNISNNMLIGAVNAFTEKTNSVKNQLTGQYDAVPAVARAYKAAGVPSIVVGDHNYGEGSSREHAAMEPRFLGVQAVLVKSFARIHETNLKKQGLLGLTFANEADYDKIQEDDTINITDLVDFAPGKPLTLEFVHTDGTKDIILANHTYNEGQIGWFVAGSALNLIAAAGKA; encoded by the coding sequence ATGGCTTTTGATATTGAAATGATTAAAAAAGTGTATAACAACATGACGAGTCGTGTTGATGTTGCACGTGAAATAGTTGGTCGTCCGCTTACTTTAACGGAGAAAATTTTATACAATCACCTTTGGGACGGCGTTGCTAAGCAAGTATACGGAAGAGGTGTGGATTATGTAGATTTTGCTCCAGACAGAGTAGCGTGTCAAGATGCTACTGCTCAAATGGCTTTATTGCAATTTATGCACGCTGGAAAGAAAACGGTTGCCGTTCCCACAACAGTACATTGTGATCATTTGATTTTGGCTAAAAATGGAGCTGAATTTGATTTGGCTGCAGCAAATACACAATCCAAAGAAGTTTTTGATTTTCTTTCTTCAGTGTCTGATAAATATGGAATTGGTTTTTGGAAACCAGGTTCAGGAATTATTCACCAAATCGTTTTAGAAAACTACGCGTTTCCCGGAGGTTTGATGATTGGTACTGATTCGCATACTGTAAATGCAGGTGGACTCGGAATGTTAGCTATCGGTGTTGGTGGTGCTGATGCGGTAGATGTAATGTCAGGAATGTCGTGGGAATTGAAATTTCCAAAATTAATAGGTGTAAAACTAACCGGAAAATTATCGGGTTGGACAGCGCCAAAAGACGTAATTCTTAAAGTAGCCGATATTCTTACGGTAAAGGGAGGAACAGGCGCTATTGTTGAATATTTTGGAGAAGGCGCTACTTCAATGTCATGTACCGGAAAAGGAACTATTTGTAATATGGGAGCCGAAATTGGTGCAACTACATCTACATTTGGTTATGACGAGTCTATGAGAAGATATCTTTCTGCAACTGGTCGTCAAGACGTGGTTGATGCTGCCGATAAAGTAGCCTCATACTTAACTGCCGATCCAGAAGTTTACGCTAATCCAGAAACATATTTTGATCAAGTAATCGAAATTAATCTTTCGGAATTAGAGCCACATATTAATGGGCCTTTCACTCCAGACAGAGGAACTCCGGTTTCTAAAATGAAAGAAGAAGCTGCTGCAAACGGATGGCCAATTAAAGTAGAATGGGGATTAATTGGTTCTTGTACTAACTCTTCTTACGAAGATATGGCTCGCGCTGCGTCAATCGTGAATCAAGCGGTTGAATTAGGAATTAGTCCTAAAGCGGAGTTTGGTATCAATCCAGGTTCGGAACAAATTAGATATACTATCGAAAGAGACGGAATCATCGCCACTTTCGAAAAAATGGGAACCAAAGTGTTTACCAATGCTTGTGGACCTTGTATCGGACAATGGGATAGAGCTGGAGCGGATAAAGGGGAGAAAAATACAATTGTTCATTCTTTTAACCGTAACTTTTCAAAACGTGCCGATGGTAACCCAAACACGCACGCTTTTGTAACGTCTCCAGAAATGGTTGCTGCATTAGCAATTTCAGGGCGTTTGGATTTCAATCCTATTACGGATACTTTGATTAACGACAACGGTGAAGAAGTAAGATTGACTGCCCCTTTTGGTGATGAATTACCTAAAAAAGGATTCGCTGTAGAAGATGCAGGGTTCCAAGCACCAGCTGCCGATGGTTCGGGAGTTCAAATTTTGGTAAGCAAAACTTCGGATAGATTGCAATTATTGGCGCCATTCGAACCTTGGGACGGAAAAAATATTATGGGAGCTAAATTATTGATTAAAGCTTTCGGAAAATGTACTACAGATCATATTTCTATGGCTGGGCCTTGGTTGCGTTTCCGTGGTCACTTAGATAATATTTCAAACAATATGTTGATTGGAGCCGTAAATGCTTTTACAGAAAAAACAAATTCGGTTAAAAATCAATTAACAGGTCAGTACGATGCAGTTCCTGCAGTTGCTCGTGCTTATAAAGCAGCTGGAGTTCCATCAATCGTAGTGGGAGACCACAATTATGGTGAAGGTTCTTCTCGTGAGCATGCGGCTATGGAGCCACGTTTCTTGGGGGTTCAAGCGGTATTGGTGAAATCATTTGCACGTATCCATGAAACAAACCTTAAAAAACAAGGTCTTTTAGGATTGACATTTGCTAACGAAGCAGATTACGATAAAATCCAAGAAGATGACACCATCAACATTACAGATTTAGTAGATTTTGCTCCAGGAAAACCATTAACGTTAGAGTTCGTTCATACTGATGGAACCAAAGATATTATATTGGCAAACCACACCTATAACGAAGGGCAAATTGGTTGGTTTGTTGCTGGTTCAGCATTAAATTTGATTGCTGCTGCCGGAAAAGCATAA
- a CDS encoding peptide chain release factor 3, translating into MSFLEEIKRRRTFGIISHPDAGKTTLTEKLLLFGGAIQEAGAVKNNKIKKGATSDFMEIERQRGISVSTSVLAFNYKDKKINILDTPGHKDFAEDTFRTLTAVDSVIVVIDVAKGVEEQTEKLVAVCRMRKIPIIVFINKLDREGKDAFDLMDEVEQKLGLTVTPLSFPIGMGYDFQGIYNLWEQNINLFSGDSRKNIEETIAFSDVQSPELEKIIGQKPADKLREELELIDEVYPKFDRQDYLDGKLQPVFFGSALNNFGVRELLDCFVAIAPSPRPKDSETRLVDPTEEKMSGFVFKIHANMDPKHRDRLAFIKIVSGTFERNKPYYHVRQKKNLKFSSPNAFFAEKKEIVDISYPGDIVGLHDTGNFKIGDTLTEGEIMSFKGIPSFSPEHFRYINNADPMKAKQLDKGVDQLMDEGVAQLFTLEMNNRKVIGTVGALQYEVIQYRLEHEYGAKCTYENFPVHKACWVKPDDAKNDEFKEFKRIKQKFLAKDKYNQLVFLADSDFTIQMTQNKYPSVKLFFTSEFE; encoded by the coding sequence ATGAGTTTTTTAGAAGAAATAAAAAGAAGAAGAACATTCGGTATTATATCACATCCCGATGCCGGAAAAACAACACTTACAGAAAAACTGTTACTTTTTGGTGGTGCGATTCAAGAAGCGGGTGCGGTAAAAAATAATAAAATTAAAAAAGGAGCCACGAGTGATTTCATGGAAATTGAACGTCAGAGAGGAATTTCGGTTTCAACATCTGTATTGGCCTTTAATTATAAGGACAAGAAAATAAACATTCTTGACACACCCGGTCACAAGGATTTTGCCGAAGATACCTTTAGAACATTAACTGCGGTAGACAGCGTAATTGTTGTTATTGACGTTGCAAAAGGGGTTGAGGAACAAACCGAAAAACTGGTTGCAGTATGTAGAATGCGAAAAATTCCTATCATTGTTTTCATTAATAAATTAGACCGTGAAGGAAAAGATGCTTTCGATTTGATGGATGAAGTGGAGCAAAAATTAGGTTTAACTGTTACTCCATTAAGTTTTCCGATAGGAATGGGATATGATTTTCAAGGAATCTATAACTTATGGGAACAAAACATAAACTTATTTAGCGGAGACAGTAGAAAAAATATAGAAGAAACTATTGCTTTTTCTGATGTTCAAAGTCCTGAATTAGAAAAAATAATTGGTCAAAAACCAGCTGACAAATTACGGGAAGAATTAGAGTTAATAGATGAAGTTTATCCAAAATTTGATCGTCAGGATTATTTAGACGGAAAATTACAACCTGTATTTTTTGGTTCTGCTTTAAATAACTTTGGAGTTAGAGAATTATTAGATTGCTTTGTAGCGATTGCTCCTTCACCAAGACCCAAAGATTCAGAAACCCGATTAGTTGACCCAACAGAAGAAAAAATGTCTGGTTTTGTGTTCAAAATCCATGCTAATATGGATCCAAAACACAGAGACAGATTAGCCTTTATAAAAATAGTTTCGGGAACTTTTGAAAGAAACAAACCGTATTATCACGTTCGCCAAAAAAAGAATTTAAAATTTTCTAGTCCAAATGCCTTTTTCGCTGAGAAAAAAGAAATTGTAGACATCTCCTATCCTGGAGACATTGTTGGCTTACACGATACTGGAAATTTTAAAATCGGAGATACTTTAACCGAAGGGGAAATCATGAGTTTCAAAGGAATTCCAAGTTTCTCACCGGAACATTTCAGATACATCAATAATGCGGATCCAATGAAAGCGAAACAACTCGATAAAGGAGTTGATCAGTTAATGGACGAAGGTGTTGCTCAATTATTCACCTTAGAAATGAATAACAGAAAAGTTATTGGAACTGTAGGAGCGCTTCAATATGAAGTAATTCAGTACCGATTAGAACATGAATATGGTGCAAAATGTACGTATGAAAATTTTCCTGTTCATAAAGCATGCTGGGTAAAACCAGATGATGCAAAAAATGACGAGTTTAAAGAATTCAAGCGGATTAAGCAAAAATTCTTGGCAAAAGACAAGTACAACCAGCTTGTTTTCTTGGCTGATTCTGATTTTACTATTCAAATGACGCAAAACAAATACCCAAGTGTCAAATTATTTTTCACTTCAGAATTCGAATAA
- a CDS encoding AAA family ATPase: MSDVAAIHNLVEKRNELKKEIAKIIVGQDAVVDQILLCIFSGGHALLVGVPGLAKTLMVNTLAQALGLDFKRIQFTPDLMPSDILGSEILDENRQFKFIKGPIFSNIILADEINRTPPKTQAALLEAMQERSVTIAGENHKLDLPYFVLATQNPIEQEGTYPLPEAQLDRFMFAVKLEYPSFLEEVQVVKQTTSDVKKTINPLFTAQEIIDFQHLIRRIPVADNVIEYAVTLVSKTRPDNPLSNEFVKNYLDWGAGPRASQNLILAAKANAAFNGKFSPDIEDVKAVATGILRHRIIKNYKADAEGITEEMIIEKLI; the protein is encoded by the coding sequence ATGTCTGACGTAGCAGCAATACATAATTTAGTTGAGAAACGAAACGAGTTAAAAAAAGAAATTGCCAAAATTATTGTTGGTCAAGATGCTGTAGTGGACCAGATTTTACTTTGTATTTTTTCTGGCGGACATGCTTTGTTGGTAGGTGTTCCGGGATTGGCAAAAACATTAATGGTCAATACGCTTGCGCAAGCTTTGGGACTGGATTTTAAAAGAATTCAATTTACGCCTGATTTGATGCCTTCGGACATTTTGGGAAGTGAAATATTAGATGAAAATCGTCAATTTAAATTTATAAAAGGGCCTATTTTTTCCAATATCATTTTGGCGGATGAAATAAACAGAACGCCGCCAAAAACACAAGCAGCTTTATTGGAGGCAATGCAGGAACGTTCTGTAACTATTGCGGGTGAAAACCATAAGTTAGATTTGCCTTATTTTGTATTAGCCACTCAAAACCCAATAGAGCAAGAAGGAACTTATCCTTTGCCAGAAGCACAGTTGGACCGTTTTATGTTTGCTGTAAAACTTGAATATCCTTCTTTTTTAGAAGAAGTTCAGGTGGTGAAACAGACGACTTCAGATGTGAAAAAGACTATAAATCCATTATTTACGGCACAAGAAATAATTGATTTTCAACATTTGATTCGTAGAATTCCTGTTGCGGATAATGTTATAGAATATGCTGTTACTTTGGTTAGTAAAACACGTCCAGATAATCCGTTATCGAACGAATTTGTAAAAAATTATCTCGATTGGGGAGCAGGACCAAGAGCTTCGCAAAACTTGATTTTGGCAGCCAAAGCCAATGCAGCTTTCAATGGAAAATTTTCTCCAGATATAGAAGATGTGAAAGCAGTAGCTACGGGAATCCTTCGTCATAGAATCATCAAAAACTACAAAGCTGATGCGGAAGGAATTACCGAAGAAATGATTATTGAAAAACTAATTTAA
- a CDS encoding peptidoglycan endopeptidase: MRYFKLILIMVFFSSISIFAQEKYTKHTISKGETISSIAQKYKIKSSVIYELNPDCRGVLKLNSVLLIPSQNANKRNDAVEVASVKSERTHEVLAKETLFGIAKQYGLTVDDLNKANPKIGTSGLKKGQKIAIPQNANPVLENEQVKIVEETATPSKEKLKTPILVSKSEVVLENSIHEVAQNETKYAIAKQYGISITDLYNANPKLEKQSLKIGQKINIPAKEGINANPILEKEPVKIVEKIVTPTKDVLKLETVTVTPEKEITEEKTEIIVHEVLQNQTKYAIAKQYGISITAIDKANPTVEKGSLKIGQKINIPVKEGTKANFLAENESAKSIEAPAISIKETSKAEVVVATPSKEAVSELNTVITREVLPKETKFGIAKQYGISVEELEKQNPGIVKKLLVGYKLTIRNPNSTVENAIVEKTETEKNQTSESNSFIRPTSNVELVDQLIRIASDNIGTRYRTGGTSKNGFDCSGLMCTTFGAFDIKLPRSSFEQANFGSKIDTENAQKGDLIFFKTNGRRQINHVGMVVEVCDGEIKFIHSSVSSGVIISSTKEKYYEKNFTQINRVLQ, from the coding sequence ATGAGGTATTTCAAATTAATTTTAATAATGGTATTTTTTAGCAGCATAAGTATTTTTGCGCAAGAAAAGTATACGAAGCACACCATCTCAAAAGGCGAAACAATATCAAGTATTGCACAAAAATATAAGATAAAATCGAGTGTTATTTACGAATTAAATCCAGATTGCCGAGGAGTTTTAAAACTAAACTCCGTTTTATTGATTCCTTCTCAAAATGCAAATAAAAGGAATGATGCTGTTGAGGTAGCCTCAGTTAAAAGTGAAAGAACACATGAAGTTTTAGCGAAAGAAACTCTTTTTGGAATCGCGAAACAATACGGACTTACGGTTGATGATTTGAATAAAGCCAATCCAAAAATAGGAACTTCAGGATTAAAAAAGGGTCAGAAGATTGCTATTCCACAAAATGCGAATCCGGTTTTAGAAAACGAACAAGTAAAAATAGTTGAAGAAACCGCAACTCCTTCAAAAGAAAAATTAAAGACACCAATTTTAGTTTCTAAAAGCGAGGTTGTTCTTGAAAATAGTATTCATGAAGTCGCCCAAAATGAGACGAAATATGCTATAGCAAAACAATACGGAATTTCGATTACAGATTTGTACAACGCTAATCCGAAATTAGAAAAGCAATCGCTTAAAATAGGTCAGAAAATTAATATTCCGGCAAAAGAAGGAATCAATGCAAATCCGATTTTAGAAAAAGAACCAGTTAAGATAGTTGAAAAGATAGTTACTCCAACTAAAGACGTTCTGAAATTAGAGACAGTTACAGTAACTCCTGAAAAAGAAATTACCGAAGAAAAAACGGAAATTATAGTGCATGAAGTGTTGCAAAATCAGACAAAATATGCCATTGCTAAACAATATGGAATTTCAATAACAGCTATAGATAAAGCCAATCCGACAGTAGAAAAAGGATCTCTTAAAATTGGTCAAAAAATAAATATTCCAGTAAAAGAAGGAACTAAAGCAAACTTTTTAGCAGAAAATGAATCGGCAAAAAGTATTGAAGCGCCAGCCATTTCAATAAAAGAAACATCAAAAGCGGAAGTTGTTGTAGCGACTCCATCAAAAGAAGCTGTTTCGGAACTAAATACGGTAATAACGAGAGAAGTTTTACCGAAGGAAACTAAATTCGGTATTGCAAAACAATATGGAATTTCTGTTGAAGAATTAGAAAAGCAAAATCCAGGAATTGTCAAAAAATTACTTGTAGGTTATAAATTAACCATCCGTAATCCAAATAGTACTGTAGAAAATGCAATAGTAGAAAAAACAGAAACTGAAAAAAATCAAACCTCAGAATCAAATAGTTTTATAAGACCAACCAGCAACGTTGAATTGGTTGATCAATTAATTCGCATTGCTTCCGATAATATTGGGACGAGATACAGAACCGGAGGAACCTCAAAGAATGGTTTTGATTGTTCTGGTTTGATGTGTACTACTTTTGGTGCATTTGATATTAAGTTGCCAAGATCTTCTTTTGAGCAAGCTAATTTTGGTTCTAAAATTGACACCGAAAATGCACAAAAAGGCGATTTAATCTTTTTTAAAACAAATGGTCGAAGACAAATAAACCATGTCGGAATGGTAGTTGAGGTATGTGATGGGGAAATAAAATTCATACATTCTTCAGTGAGTAGCGGAGTAATTATTTCGTCTACCAAAGAGAAATACTACGAGAAAAATTTTACTCAAATCAACAGAGTTTTACAATAA
- a CDS encoding peptidylprolyl isomerase, translating into MLLKSIPMKSIKNRIVLTFFLGIFSSVVSNAQEIIKDGAVVAAPKISSNQKLKVDGVIATVGDYIILDSDIDKSYLEISSQGGSVKDISRCQMLGKLLEDKLYAHQAIQDSVKVTDAEVKGLMDDRLNYMVEQIGSMEKVVKYYKKNSEEEFRTYFFDILKEQKLTSEMQKKIIDEVEITPEEVRNFFKTIPVADLPVFGAEMEVAQIVVEPKVSEADKQKVIDKLNGFKKDIQEGSSFATKAVLYSQDPGSRSNGGYYKMNRKTPFVKEFKEVAFSLAEGEISAPFETDFGFHIIYVEKIKGQEVELRHILLAPNVSEDALKEAKEKIALIKKRIEDKEITFAEAARTMSDEKETRANGGALINPKTQDTRFELTKMDPSLYSRVSNLKENEISAPYLDEEQQGKKKFKLITVTNRINEHTADYAKDYIKIKELALKEKQIKTIGKWFDEKIKETYIKIIGEYRDCTFTNNWLKK; encoded by the coding sequence ATGCTATTAAAATCAATACCAATGAAATCCATAAAAAATAGAATTGTACTTACTTTTTTTCTTGGAATTTTTTCAAGCGTTGTCAGCAATGCACAAGAAATAATAAAGGATGGTGCAGTTGTTGCAGCGCCTAAAATTTCTTCAAATCAGAAGCTTAAAGTTGACGGAGTTATTGCAACAGTAGGGGATTACATCATATTAGATTCGGATATTGATAAGTCTTATTTAGAAATTTCCAGCCAAGGAGGTTCTGTAAAAGATATTTCAAGATGTCAGATGTTAGGGAAATTACTTGAAGATAAATTGTATGCGCATCAAGCCATTCAGGATAGTGTTAAGGTGACTGATGCAGAGGTAAAAGGATTGATGGATGATAGATTGAACTATATGGTAGAACAAATTGGTTCTATGGAAAAAGTAGTGAAATATTACAAAAAGAATTCAGAAGAGGAATTCAGAACCTATTTCTTTGATATCTTGAAAGAACAAAAGTTAACTTCTGAAATGCAAAAGAAAATCATTGATGAGGTAGAGATAACGCCAGAGGAAGTTCGTAATTTTTTCAAAACAATTCCAGTTGCAGATTTGCCAGTTTTTGGAGCAGAAATGGAAGTAGCACAAATTGTTGTAGAGCCAAAAGTTTCTGAGGCGGATAAACAAAAGGTAATTGATAAATTAAATGGTTTCAAAAAAGATATTCAGGAAGGATCGAGTTTTGCAACAAAAGCAGTTTTGTATTCACAGGATCCAGGTTCTAGATCAAATGGTGGATATTATAAAATGAATCGAAAAACACCTTTTGTAAAAGAGTTTAAAGAGGTTGCTTTTAGTCTTGCTGAAGGTGAAATTTCGGCTCCTTTTGAAACCGATTTTGGATTTCATATTATTTATGTAGAAAAAATAAAAGGGCAAGAAGTTGAATTGCGCCATATTTTATTAGCACCAAATGTATCCGAAGATGCTTTGAAAGAAGCTAAAGAAAAAATTGCTTTGATTAAGAAACGAATTGAAGATAAGGAAATCACTTTTGCGGAAGCAGCCAGAACCATGTCTGATGAAAAAGAAACCAGAGCAAATGGTGGAGCTTTAATCAATCCAAAAACACAAGATACTCGTTTTGAGTTGACAAAAATGGATCCAAGTTTATACAGCAGAGTTTCAAATTTAAAAGAAAATGAAATTTCAGCACCTTATTTAGACGAAGAACAACAAGGGAAGAAAAAATTCAAGTTGATTACTGTAACAAACAGAATTAATGAGCATACCGCTGATTACGCAAAAGATTATATCAAAATTAAAGAATTAGCGTTGAAAGAAAAACAAATTAAAACCATTGGAAAATGGTTTGATGAAAAAATAAAAGAGACGTACATTAAAATTATCGGAGAATACAGAGATTGTACTTTTACAAACAACTGGTTGAAAAAATAA
- a CDS encoding bifunctional aconitate hydratase 2/2-methylisocitrate dehydratase, protein MNTYNDYIQEIEERKGQGLHPKPIDGAELLSEIIAQIKDLSNEYREDSLKFFIYNVVPGTTPAANVKAKFLKEIVLGQSVVAEITPAFALELLSHMKGGSSIEVLLDLALGNDVVIAKEAAKVLKTQVYLYEADTDRLVNAFKSGNEIAKEILESYAKAEFFTKLPEIAEEIKVVTFIAGEGDISTDLLSPGNQAHSRSDRELHGKCMITPEAQAEIKALQAQHPDKSVMLIAEKGTMGVGSSRMSGVNNVALWTGKQASPYVPFVNFAPIVAGTNGISPIFLTTVDVTGGIGLDLKNWVKKLDENGNPVRNESGDPILEEVYSVATGTVLTINTKTKKLYSGDKELIDISKAFTPQKIEFIKAGGSYAIVFGKKLQTFASKTLGIDIVPVYAPSKEVSVEGQGLTAVEKIFNKNAVGTTPGKVLHAGSDVRVTVNIVGSQDTTGLMTSQELESMAATVISPIVDGAYQSGCHTASVWDNKSKANIPRLMKFMNDFGLITARDPKGVYHSMTDVIHKVLNDITVNEWAIIIGGDSHTRMSKGVAFGADSGTVALALATGEASMPIPESVKVTFKGDMKGYMDFRDVVHATQSQMLKTFGGENVFQGRIIEVHLGTLNADQAFTFTDWTAEMKAKASICISEDYTLIESLEMAKGRIQIMIDKGMDNKNQVLKGLIAIADKRIAEIISGEKPALRPDANAKYYAEVVVDLDQIAEPMIADPDVNNADVSKRYTHDTIRPLSFYGGVKQVDLGFIGSCMVHKGDMKILAHMLKNIDEQNGKVEFKAPLVVAPPTYNIVDELKAEGDWEILQKYSGFEFDDNVPKAAARTSYEKMLYLERPGCNLCMGNQEKAAKGDTVMATSTRLFQGRVVEDTDGKKGESLLSSTPVVVLSTILGRTPTIEEYKAAVEGINLTKFAPSHKLLVK, encoded by the coding sequence ATGAACACTTATAACGATTACATTCAAGAGATTGAAGAGCGAAAAGGCCAAGGTCTTCACCCAAAACCAATTGATGGCGCTGAATTACTAAGCGAAATCATTGCGCAAATTAAAGATTTGAGTAACGAGTACAGAGAAGATTCTCTTAAATTTTTTATTTATAATGTTGTTCCAGGGACTACTCCTGCTGCCAATGTGAAAGCTAAGTTTTTAAAGGAAATCGTTTTAGGTCAATCAGTAGTTGCTGAAATTACACCTGCCTTTGCTTTAGAATTATTATCTCACATGAAAGGGGGTTCTTCAATTGAAGTACTTCTTGATTTGGCATTAGGAAATGATGTTGTAATTGCAAAAGAAGCAGCAAAAGTTCTTAAAACACAAGTATATCTTTATGAGGCAGATACAGACCGTTTAGTTAATGCGTTTAAAAGTGGTAACGAAATAGCAAAAGAAATTCTAGAGAGTTATGCTAAGGCTGAGTTCTTTACTAAATTACCTGAAATTGCAGAAGAAATTAAGGTAGTTACTTTTATTGCTGGTGAAGGAGATATTTCTACAGATTTACTTTCTCCAGGAAACCAAGCACACTCGCGTTCAGATCGTGAATTGCACGGTAAATGTATGATTACACCTGAAGCACAAGCCGAGATTAAAGCATTACAAGCACAGCATCCAGACAAATCGGTAATGTTAATTGCTGAAAAAGGTACAATGGGAGTTGGTTCTTCAAGAATGTCAGGTGTAAATAACGTGGCACTTTGGACAGGTAAACAAGCAAGTCCTTATGTTCCGTTTGTAAACTTTGCTCCAATTGTTGCAGGAACAAACGGTATTTCGCCAATTTTCCTTACTACTGTAGATGTTACTGGTGGTATTGGTCTGGACCTTAAAAACTGGGTAAAAAAATTAGATGAAAATGGTAATCCTGTTCGCAATGAAAGTGGAGATCCTATTTTAGAAGAAGTTTACTCTGTTGCTACTGGTACAGTTCTTACCATCAATACAAAGACAAAGAAATTGTATAGTGGAGATAAAGAATTGATTGATATTTCTAAAGCATTTACGCCTCAGAAAATTGAATTTATAAAAGCGGGAGGTTCTTATGCAATTGTGTTTGGAAAAAAATTACAAACATTTGCATCAAAGACTCTTGGTATTGATATTGTACCTGTATATGCTCCGTCAAAAGAAGTTTCTGTTGAAGGGCAAGGTCTTACAGCTGTAGAAAAAATATTTAATAAAAATGCGGTTGGAACAACACCAGGTAAAGTGTTACACGCTGGTTCTGATGTTCGTGTTACCGTAAATATTGTTGGTTCACAAGATACAACTGGTTTGATGACTTCTCAAGAATTAGAGTCTATGGCAGCTACTGTGATTTCTCCAATTGTTGATGGTGCATACCAATCAGGTTGTCACACAGCTTCGGTTTGGGATAATAAATCTAAAGCTAATATTCCTAGGTTAATGAAATTTATGAACGATTTCGGATTGATCACAGCTCGTGACCCGAAAGGTGTTTATCACTCCATGACGGATGTAATTCATAAAGTATTGAATGATATTACTGTAAACGAATGGGCAATCATCATTGGTGGTGACTCTCATACCAGAATGTCAAAAGGTGTTGCTTTTGGTGCTGACTCAGGAACAGTTGCTCTTGCATTGGCTACTGGTGAGGCTTCAATGCCAATTCCAGAATCTGTGAAAGTAACATTCAAAGGGGACATGAAAGGGTATATGGATTTCCGTGATGTAGTTCATGCTACACAATCTCAGATGCTTAAAACATTTGGTGGAGAGAATGTATTCCAAGGAAGAATTATTGAGGTTCACTTAGGAACTCTTAATGCGGATCAAGCGTTTACGTTTACGGACTGGACTGCAGAAATGAAAGCAAAAGCTTCTATCTGTATTTCTGAAGATTATACCTTAATTGAATCGTTAGAAATGGCGAAAGGTAGAATTCAGATTATGATCGACAAGGGAATGGATAATAAAAATCAAGTGCTGAAAGGATTGATTGCTATTGCAGATAAGAGAATCGCTGAGATTATTTCAGGTGAGAAACCTGCTTTAAGACCAGATGCAAACGCTAAGTATTACGCTGAAGTTGTTGTTGATTTGGATCAAATTGCTGAGCCAATGATTGCTGATCCAGATGTGAATAATGCTGATGTTTCTAAAAGATATACTCATGATACCATTAGACCTCTATCTTTCTATGGTGGGGTTAAACAAGTAGATCTTGGGTTTATCGGATCTTGTATGGTTCACAAAGGGGACATGAAAATTCTAGCTCATATGCTTAAGAATATTGATGAGCAAAACGGCAAAGTAGAGTTTAAAGCGCCTTTAGTTGTAGCTCCTCCTACTTACAATATCGTAGATGAATTAAAAGCAGAAGGTGACTGGGAAATTTTACAAAAATATTCTGGTTTCGAATTTGACGATAATGTTCCTAAAGCTGCGGCACGAACTTCATATGAAAAGATGTTGTATCTAGAGCGTCCAGGTTGTAACCTTTGTATGGGTAACCAAGAAAAAGCAGCCAAAGGAGATACGGTTATGGCAACATCTACTCGTCTTTTCCAAGGAAGAGTTGTTGAAGATACTGACGGTAAAAAAGGAGAGTCATTGCTTTCATCTACACCAGTTGTGGTATTATCTACAATCCTTGGTAGAACTCCAACAATTGAAGAATATAAAGCGGCGGTAGAAGGTATCAACCTAACTAAATTTGCGCCTTCTCATAAGTTATTAGTTAAATAA